Below is a window of Roseivirga misakiensis DNA.
CGCTGAGGGCAAGACTGAGCCAATGTTCGATACGTTGAAAGTTGAGTTGGCAGATCAATTAGACGAACAAGGCATAAGAGATCGTGCAGCTGAGGCCTACGAATTGATTATTCATAATTACGGCCGTTTCGAGATTTCAACCATCGATAGTTTTTTCTCTAAGGTACTCAGATCATTTGCGAGAGAGCTCGATTTACCCATGAGCTATGAGTTGGAAATGAATACGGGTTTGGCCCTCAATGAATCTATCGATCAACTCTTCAGGAGCCTCGATGACAATCAACAAGTTCGTGACTGGCTAGTCTCGTTTGCCAATGAGCAAATGGAAAATGACAAGTCGTGGAATGTAGACCAGAACATGGCCAAATTGGGTAAAAGTCTTTTTTCTGAGGCATTTCAAGCAGGTTTTAAAAATATCGACCTTGATCTAGACGAACTCAAGAAAATGATTGTCTCCATGGCAAAGACAGTCAAAAGCTACGAGAGTGCCTTAAAATCTTATGGAAATGAGGCCTTAGATCTAATCACTAGCCATGGTTTGACGGTTACCGACTTTAAAGGTGGCACGAGAAGCGTGGCCAATACTTTCAAGAAGATTGCCGATGGTAACTTCGAACTCACCGCTACCTTTTTGAAAGCAGTCAGCGGAGAAGATACCTGGTATACAAAAACATCCGACAAAGCCGATCAGATAGAGCAACTTACTGCGGGTAAATTTGGGGAAGTAGCCCAGGCCATAGTGCAATACATCGATGACTATCAAGTCGAATACAATACAGCCAGAACGCTTGTTAAGAATATGTTTTCTTATGGCTTGCTAGAAGAACTAAACAAACACCTGAAAAACTACAGAGACGAGCACAATGTTATGCTTATCTCTGATAATAACCTCATCCTCAGAGATATTCTAGATCAAGCCGATGCCCCTTTCATCTTCGAGAAGTTAGGGAGTTACTTTAAGCACATCATGATCGATGAGTTTCAAGACACCTCCAATTTCCAATGGTCCAACCTAAAGCCATTGGTCATTAATGCCTTGTCAGAGGACAATAATGTGCTGATTGTGGGTGATGTGAAGCAGTCTATCTATCGCTTCAGAGGCGGGAATATGAACCTGCTATTATCAGCGTTAGAAAATGATTTAGGAGCCTTTTATACGACAGCTTCTAACCAAAACTTAAAAGATAATTATCGCAGTCTCCAAGAAGTTGTGGCCTTTAATAATCAGGTCTTTGAGCAATTACCAGCACTCATCGGAGTTCATGAAAACATTACAGATGAAACCCTTTTTGCTAAAGCCTATGCAGAACATGAACAAACAGCAAAAGGCAAAGCAGGAGGCTATGTACGGGTTCGTTTCTACGAGAAAAGTGAAACTCCTTGGAAAGACGCTGCCTTAGTTGATCTGGTTGAAACTATCAAGGAAAACCAAAAGCAGGGTTTTGAATTGAGTGATATGCTTATCCTAGTCAATGCCAATGGAGAGATACCTAGCATTGCCAATGCCCTATTAAGCGAAAACATTGACTTTATCAACGGAGAGTCCCTCAAAATCACCCAAAGCAATCTGGTCCAGTTTGTTCTTGAGGTTTTTAGATATCTACAGTCAGATTTTGATGAAATACTATTGATGAACTTGATAACCCTTTTTCATCAATTGAGTAATAAAGCGCACCAAGATGTTTTCTTGAGAGGGAAAAATCACAGAATGACTTTAGATGAGGCCGGTTTCCCGAAGGCCTTTTTAGATCAAAAGCATCACTTAAAACAACAGTCGCTTTTCGATTTAGTCAGCGAAGTCCTATTGATTTTCGATTTTAAAGATCACGGTGATGTTTACATACAGCAGTTTTTGGATGTAGTTTTAGAGCAAACACAAAAGGGGATCAATGCCATCAATACTTTTATGGAATGGTGGGATAGCGAAGGTCACGAAACCACTGTTTCGGCCAATGAAAAGAATAATGCTGTCCGGATTATGTCGATTCACAAGTCGAAAGGTTTGGAGGCACCGATTGTTTTTATCCCTTTTACCCACTGGAGCATAATTCCACCTGTTAGACATCAGTTTTGGACAACCGATCTGCCAGAAGCTTACAAATCCCTAAAATTTGTACCCTTAGATTATTCAAAACGGTCGCTCGCTAATTCCCATTTTGCCGAAGAATTCCATCGAGAGTCAGCTGCTTTTGCATTGGATGTGTTGAACAAAACCTATGTAGCCTTTACAAGACCAAGAGAAAAGCTGTATATCGGTGCGCCAAATGGAGCATCTAAATCGAAAAATCCATCGCTAGCTACAATCCAGTCTTTGCTTTGGAACTTGATGCCGAGCACGGAAGCGATCGAGACTTCGAGTACCGATTTTACCGATTATGAGTTCGGTCAGAGTGAGGTGAAAATTGGCCAGAGTGAGGCTACTTCAGCAACAGAATCCGTCCAAGTCTACCCGGCATCGTCATACCTACAGAAACTTACGATTAGAAACGATTCAGATCGGTTTTTCATGCTGCAAGAAGGCGATAGCGCTCAGAATATCACGATTGGTAACCAAGTACATGAAGTTTTATCGGCTATCCATACTCAAGATGATTTGTCAATGGTGCTGAAGCAAATGCAGCAATCGGGAGAATTAGATGACAAAGCAGTGAAGGAAGTCTCAACTCGGATTGAAAAGCTCTTTTCGGACCCAAAAATAGCGCCGTGGTTTGCGGATGGCTATCAAGTTTTAAATGAAAAGGAGATTTGGTTCGAAGATAGAATTCATAAACCGGACCGATTGCTCACTAATGGCACGCATGCCATTGTTATCGATTACAAAAAGGAAAAAGAATCTGATTTGCATCACCAACAAGTGCGTCGTTATATGCGCGCTATGAAGGCCTTGGGTTACGATCGGGTAGAAGGCCATTTAATCTATGTGGAACCCGTCATCGTCAGAGATGTGACCGCGCAAGAAGGTACGGCGCAAATGACAATGTTTTAGCTTCAATATTACAAATGGAAACTTTTCATCAAGCAGTTGTAGCCCAGATAGATCCCAATAAATTGGGGGATTTAAAGTCGTGCTGCTATGTGTTTCCAACAAAAAGGGGAGGTGTCTTTTTTAAACGTGCGCTGTTAGATCGTTTCGGCCGTCAAAACTTTATTTTACCCACCATACTTAGTATCGAAGATTTGGTTCAGGAAATGACCAAAATGACGATTACAGATGAACTGACACTGTTATTTAACCTTTTTAAAGTCTATCAGAAGCGAGATAAAGACCTGACCTTCGATAAATTCTATGCTTGGGGGAAAGTCATTCTGAAAGACTACGACGAAATCGATCGCTATTTAGCAGATGCCAAAAAAATCTACTCCGCCCTTCAAGATATTAAGGAAATCGACCATGTCTTTGGTTATAATGATGAACTGAGAGACATCATTGAGCGCTTTAGAACGCTGACCGAGAAGCAGGAAAAAACGAAGCTACTGACCGAGTTTCTCAAAATTTGGAAAGAGGTCGGTAACGTTTACGGTGAATATCAAGATGTTCTGCTTCAAGAGGAAAAAGCCTATGGTGGCATGCTTTACCGATCTCTGGCCGAGGTACTCAAGCACGAAAACTTCGATCATAAGTATTCGCATTACCACATTTGTGGATTTAATGCCCTTTCTAAATCGGAGGAAGTGATTTTTGACGTATTGGTCAAAGCTAAAATAGGCACGCTGTATTGGGATGTAGATCGTTATTACTTGAATGACTATATCGAAGAGGCAGGTGATTTTGTAAGAGATTATGCCAAAAAATGGCCTGATTCTGTTTGGATAAATGCCGATTCGCTACGCCACCCAAAGCAAGTTACAGTTCATGCGGTGCCACAGTTGATGGGACAAGCGCATTTGGCGGCAGACTTAATGTCGGAAGTAGTCGCTTTGGGTGGAAAACCTGAGGAATCCGCGATCGTATTGGCCGATGAAAAGCTACTACTGCCGTTATTATACGCCATTCCACTAGCCGATCAGCACGTAAATGTGACAATGGGGTACCCCATGAAGGCCACCGTAGTATATGATTTCGCCTTGTCTTATTTGGAACTTATTCGTCGGGCTAAAACTGTTTCGGGCGACACTATATTCCATGTCTATGATCTAAGACCCTTCCTTTCCAACGCTTATACGGCCATTTTCCATGAAGGCATTTATGACGACCTGAATCATTGGTTTGTTCAAGAAAAGAAGAACAAGGTGAGCTTATCAGCACTTCTAGAGCGATTAAATTCACAAGAACTAAAAGAATTACTGAGTGTTGGGCAGGAATGGTCGGCTATTAGTGAAGGGTTTAAGAAATACCTGACTTCGGTATTCTACCACTTCAAATCATTAGAGCAGGGTGTAGCCGATCGTGAGTTTATATACTTCTTCCTTAAATCACTAAATCAGTTTAATGACTATGTGAAAAATAGGGAAGGCTTTTCAATTCGCCTGATTAAAAAGATCATACAA
It encodes the following:
- a CDS encoding PD-(D/E)XK nuclease family protein gives rise to the protein METFHQAVVAQIDPNKLGDLKSCCYVFPTKRGGVFFKRALLDRFGRQNFILPTILSIEDLVQEMTKMTITDELTLLFNLFKVYQKRDKDLTFDKFYAWGKVILKDYDEIDRYLADAKKIYSALQDIKEIDHVFGYNDELRDIIERFRTLTEKQEKTKLLTEFLKIWKEVGNVYGEYQDVLLQEEKAYGGMLYRSLAEVLKHENFDHKYSHYHICGFNALSKSEEVIFDVLVKAKIGTLYWDVDRYYLNDYIEEAGDFVRDYAKKWPDSVWINADSLRHPKQVTVHAVPQLMGQAHLAADLMSEVVALGGKPEESAIVLADEKLLLPLLYAIPLADQHVNVTMGYPMKATVVYDFALSYLELIRRAKTVSGDTIFHVYDLRPFLSNAYTAIFHEGIYDDLNHWFVQEKKNKVSLSALLERLNSQELKELLSVGQEWSAISEGFKKYLTSVFYHFKSLEQGVADREFIYFFLKSLNQFNDYVKNREGFSIRLIKKIIQEHFRSLKIPFEGEPVKGFQIMGFLETRTLDFKNVIILSTNEGKIPAGRSLNSYIPYGLRKVFELPTFEEQDAIYAYHFKRLMQRAENIHYVYDNTVAADSTGEVSRFVLQQLRRYKALPNYTVSEKLYEGIIPPQEEKNEITIVKDEAVMEMLGRYISGNEEGKFLSPTSLTTYITCPLKFYFQYVARYSEQDQVEEDIDARNLGIVVHEVLEKLYTPHLDREIDSSQIKLLKGLVEKQLIVSLEENKIIQPNQTLTGRDLVTKKVMEQMVHKVLDLDIRLAPFKMVGLEKSDYRYQVSLPSGQKADIGGTIDRMDEKDGVTQIIDYKTGKVTLAPRTSLKLPADEYVSTYFEKPALKSGFQGYLYALLTRGHVAEQVRIGILSMRHLSQGTQWLRSGNTVSADIIDAFDAQLKEMVQEIYNPQIPFTQTEDVAQCEYCAFNRVCRRV
- a CDS encoding UvrD-helicase domain-containing protein; the encoded protein is MSLTVYKSSAGSGKTFTLVKEYLKLVLVSPRDFKNILAITFTNKATEEMKRRILASLLAIAEGKTEPMFDTLKVELADQLDEQGIRDRAAEAYELIIHNYGRFEISTIDSFFSKVLRSFARELDLPMSYELEMNTGLALNESIDQLFRSLDDNQQVRDWLVSFANEQMENDKSWNVDQNMAKLGKSLFSEAFQAGFKNIDLDLDELKKMIVSMAKTVKSYESALKSYGNEALDLITSHGLTVTDFKGGTRSVANTFKKIADGNFELTATFLKAVSGEDTWYTKTSDKADQIEQLTAGKFGEVAQAIVQYIDDYQVEYNTARTLVKNMFSYGLLEELNKHLKNYRDEHNVMLISDNNLILRDILDQADAPFIFEKLGSYFKHIMIDEFQDTSNFQWSNLKPLVINALSEDNNVLIVGDVKQSIYRFRGGNMNLLLSALENDLGAFYTTASNQNLKDNYRSLQEVVAFNNQVFEQLPALIGVHENITDETLFAKAYAEHEQTAKGKAGGYVRVRFYEKSETPWKDAALVDLVETIKENQKQGFELSDMLILVNANGEIPSIANALLSENIDFINGESLKITQSNLVQFVLEVFRYLQSDFDEILLMNLITLFHQLSNKAHQDVFLRGKNHRMTLDEAGFPKAFLDQKHHLKQQSLFDLVSEVLLIFDFKDHGDVYIQQFLDVVLEQTQKGINAINTFMEWWDSEGHETTVSANEKNNAVRIMSIHKSKGLEAPIVFIPFTHWSIIPPVRHQFWTTDLPEAYKSLKFVPLDYSKRSLANSHFAEEFHRESAAFALDVLNKTYVAFTRPREKLYIGAPNGASKSKNPSLATIQSLLWNLMPSTEAIETSSTDFTDYEFGQSEVKIGQSEATSATESVQVYPASSYLQKLTIRNDSDRFFMLQEGDSAQNITIGNQVHEVLSAIHTQDDLSMVLKQMQQSGELDDKAVKEVSTRIEKLFSDPKIAPWFADGYQVLNEKEIWFEDRIHKPDRLLTNGTHAIVIDYKKEKESDLHHQQVRRYMRAMKALGYDRVEGHLIYVEPVIVRDVTAQEGTAQMTMF